The following proteins are co-located in the Phyllostomus discolor isolate MPI-MPIP mPhyDis1 chromosome 1, mPhyDis1.pri.v3, whole genome shotgun sequence genome:
- the GREM1 gene encoding LOW QUALITY PROTEIN: gremlin-1 (The sequence of the model RefSeq protein was modified relative to this genomic sequence to represent the inferred CDS: inserted 2 bases in 1 codon) has product MSRTAYAVGALLLLLGTLLPAAEGKRMGPKAPXPPPDKAQHNDSEQTQSPQQPGSRNRGRGQGRGTAMPGEEVLESSQEALHVTERKYPEARLVQNQPLKQTIHEEGCNSRTIINRFCYGQCNSFYIPRHIRKEEGSFQSCSFCKPKKFTTMMVTLNCPELQQPTKKKRVTRVKQCRCISIDLD; this is encoded by the exons ATGAGCCGCACCGCCTACGCTGTGGGAGCCCTGCTTCTCCTCTTGGGgaccctgctgcctgctgctgaAGGGAAAAGAATGGGTCCCAAGGCGCC TCCCCCTCCAGACAAGGCCCAGCACAACGACTCTGAGCAGACTCAGTCTccccagcagcctggctccaggaACCGGGGGCGGGGCCAAGGGCGAGGCACTGCCATGCCCGGGGAGGAGGTGCTAGAGTCCAGCCAGGAGGCCCTGCATGTGACCGAGCGCAAATACCCTGAAGCGAGACTGGTGCAAAACCAGCCGCTCAAGCAGACCATCCATGAGGAGGGCTGCAACAGCCGCACCATCATCAACCGCTTCTGCTATGGCCAGTGCAACTCCTTCTACATCCCCAGGCACATCCGGAAGGAGGAAGGCTCCTTCCAGTCTTGCTCCTTCTGCAAGCCCAAGAAATTCACCACCATGATGGTCACCCTCAACTGCCCCGAACTACAGCAACCCACCAAGAAGAAGAGGGTGACACGTGTGAAGCAGTGTCGTTGCATTTCCATCGATTTGGATTAA